TACTGGGGGCCGACCGGGGTGAACCGCGACTGCCATGTCGTCGTCAGAAAGCTGGGGGGGTGAGGCGATGGACGTGCGAGCGCAACTGGTGATGGTGTTCCACCTCGACAAGTGCATCGGATGCCACACCTGCAGCATCTCCTGCAAGAACATCTGGACCGACCGGCGCGGCGCCGAATACATGTGGTGGAACAACGTGGAAACCAAGCCGGGGGTCGGCTATCCGAAAAAGTGGGAAGACCAGGGGACGTTCAAGGGAGGCTGGGTCGCCGACGGGAACCACCTACGGCTTCGGGCCCTCGGGAAAGGGCCGACCCTCCTGAACATGTTCTTCCAGCCGAACATGCCGAAGATGGAGGATTACTACGAGCCGTTCGACTTCGACTACGGCAACCTCTACGGGGCCGCGGAAGGGACCGATCAGCCGGTGGCCGAGGCGTTCTCACAGATATCCGGCCGGAAGATCGAGACGATCCGGGGAGGACCCAACTGGGACGACGATCTCTCCGGCTCGCCGCTCTATGCCGCGAAAGACGTCAACCTGGAAGAAAGCCGGATTGTCGAAGAGTACGGCAAGATGTTCATGCAGTACCTTCCGCGGATCTGCAACCATTGCCTGAATCCGGCGTGCGTCGCTTCGTGCCCTTCCCGGGCCATCTACAAGCGGGGAGAGGACGGCATCGTCCTGGTGGACCAGAACGTCTGCAAGGGGTGGCGTTTCTGCACCAGCGCCTGCCCGTACAAGAAGGTGTACTTCAACTGGGACAGCGGGAAGGCGGAAAAATGCATCTTCTGCTTCCCGCGCACCGAGACCGGGCAGTGCAATGCCTGCGCCCACAGCTGCGTCGGCCGGATCCGGTACGTCGGTGTCCTTCTATACGACGCGGAAGGGGTCGCGCAGGCGCTTCTCAAACCCGATGACCAGCTTGTTGATGCCCACCGGGCCGTGATCCTCGATCCTCACGACTCCGCGGTTCGGGAGGGGGCCAGGAAAAATGGCGTCTCCGATCTGTGGCTGGAGGCGTCGGTAAAATCGCCGGTGCATGCCCTGGTCAAGGAGTTCGGCCTGGCCCTGCCTCTCCACCCCGAGTTCCGGACTCTGCCGATGGCGTATTACATTCCTTCCCTCTCGCCGGTTCTCTCCACTCCGGGGGATTCCCACGAGTTGATGGAGCATGGGCTGTTCCCGGAGGCGGAAACCTTGCGGGCGCCGTTGGGTTACCTGGCCAGCCTTCTGTCCGGCGGCAACCGGGAGGTGGTGGCGGCGGTTCTGGCGAAACTCGTCGCGCTGCGATCCTTCATGCGCGCCAGGAACCTCCATCAGCCGATGGATGCTGGAGTCCTCGAGAAGGCGGGCCTCGATGAAGCCGCGGCCGTTCAGCTCTACCGGCTGTTCGCCATCGGGGGGTACGACGAGCGGAACGTCATCCCGGCCCAGCAGAGGGAGGAGCAGGATCCGTATGTCCGCAAGGGGGCGAGCGGCTTCGGGATCCTTACGAAAGCGGGGAGGGGGAAATGAGTCTCCCGGAAGGCTACGCCTCCCTGTCCCGCATGCTCGATTATCCCGGAGGAAAAGAAGGGATGGCGGAGGACTGCGACATGGCGGGCAAGGCCCTGCAGGACCGGGACATCGAATCCCCCTTGGCGCCCTTCGCCCGGTTCGTGGAGTCCTCGGCAATGGAGAAGCTCCAGGAGGAATACGTCGCGACCTTCGACTTCAATCCGGCGGTCGCCCTCTATCTGGGGCACCACCTCTTTGGAGACAACCAGAAAAAGGGAGCGTACCTGATCCGGCTGAAGCAGGAGTTCGGCCGTCATGGTTTTACCCCTTCGGGTCACGAACTCCCCGATCACCTGCCGCGGTTGCTTCAATTCCTGACATACCTGGCGCGGAACGGGGAAGACAGCGTCCGCCGGTCCTTTATCTCCGAGTGCGTGCTGCCGGGAGTGGAACGGCTTGGGTCCGCTTTTTCCGCCCGCGGAGATTCCCCCTGGAAGCCGGTTGTAGAAGCGACGAGGCTCCTGTGTGCCGCAGACACCGCACTTCGCGAGGAGGGCAACCCATGCTGAATGTCTTTATATTTGTCGTTCTCCCCTATGTTGCGCTGGCGCTGCTCCTGTTCGTGACCCCTTACCGATACTTCTCGAACCGGCTCACCTGGTCGGCCTATTCCACGCAGTTTCTGGAGCAGAAGGCTCTCTACTGGGGGAGCAATCCGTGGCACTACGGGATTATTCCGGTGGTTCTGGCGCATTTTCTGGGGATCATCGCCCCCGGCCCCATGCGTACGATCCTGGCGAACCAGCGGGCCCTGATCTTCCTGGAGAGCGTCGGGCTCGGACTCGGACTGTTTGCCCTGTTCGGCTGCCTTGTGCTCATGGTGCGCCGGGCGCAGACGCCCTTGTTGAAGCCGGTGACCTCCGCCGCGGACTGGATCCTTCTTCTCGTTCTGACCGTCCAGGCTGCCAGCGGGGTTTATATGGGGATCTTCATGCGCTGGGGATCCCAATGGTACCTCCACACGGCGGTTCCCTACCTCCATTCGCTCCTGGCGTTCAATCCGCAGATCGGGTACGTGGCCGACCTCCCCCCGGTGTTCAAGCTGCACGCGGCGGGGGCGTTTCTGATCGTCGCGCTGTTGCCTTTCACGAAACTGGTTCACCTTCTCTTTCTACCGATCGATTTCCTCAGGGATCCCCCCATCCTGTACCGTTGGCGGTCGGAAAAAACCCGGGGATGAGGGATCTTTTGCAGCAATGAAGGTTCGCGCCGCGGAAACGCCGCGATACTTCCACCAAGGAGCGACCCGATGGCTTCTCGCGTGCTAACGGTTTGGAACCCGGAAGACAAGGAGTTCTGGGAAAGGGAAGGGAAGGCCGTCGCCGCCCGGAATCTCTGGATCTCCATTCCCGCGCTCCTCCTGGCCTTTACCGTCTGGATGGTCTGGAGCGTGGTGGTCGTGAACCTTCCGACCATCGGGTTCCGATTCGACGCCAACAGGCTCTTCTGGCTCGCCGCGCTGCCCGGCCTGGCAGGGGCGACGCTCCGCATCTTCTACTCCTTCATTGTGCCGATCTTCGGCGGACGGAGATGGACCGCCATCAGCACCGCCTCCCTGCTGATTCCGGCGATCGGCATGGGCTTCGCGGTGCAAAATCCGGAAACAAGCTATTCGACGTTCCTGGTCCTCGCGCTCCTTTGCGGTTTCGGCGGAGGGAACTTCGCCTCCAGCATGTCGAATATCAGCTTTTTCTATCCACAGGCCCAAAAAGGGACCGCCCTGGGGCTGAACGCCGGGCTGGGGAACCTCGGCGTCAGCGTAATGCAGTTCCTTGTGCCGCTGGCCGTCACGGCAGGCCTGTTCGGCGCATTCGGCGGGGGGCCGCAGATGGCCGTGGTCAAAGGGGTGACGCGGCCAATTTGGCTCCAGAATGCCGGGTTCATCTGGGTTCCGTTCATCGTCGCCTCGACACTGGCGGCGTGGTTCGGCATGAACGACATCGCCAGTGCCAAGGCATCGTTCGCCGAGCAGGCGATCATCTTCCGCCGAAAGCACAACTGGCTCATGTGCTGGCTCTATCTTGGAACCTTCGGCTCCTTCATCGGCTATTCCGCCGGGATGCCGCTCCTCATGAAATCCCAGTTTCCCGGGATGAATCCCACCCAGTACGCGTTTCTCGGGCCGCTGGTCGG
The sequence above is a segment of the bacterium genome. Coding sequences within it:
- the narJ gene encoding nitrate reductase molybdenum cofactor assembly chaperone, with the translated sequence MSLPEGYASLSRMLDYPGGKEGMAEDCDMAGKALQDRDIESPLAPFARFVESSAMEKLQEEYVATFDFNPAVALYLGHHLFGDNQKKGAYLIRLKQEFGRHGFTPSGHELPDHLPRLLQFLTYLARNGEDSVRRSFISECVLPGVERLGSAFSARGDSPWKPVVEATRLLCAADTALREEGNPC
- the narI gene encoding respiratory nitrate reductase subunit gamma, producing the protein MLNVFIFVVLPYVALALLLFVTPYRYFSNRLTWSAYSTQFLEQKALYWGSNPWHYGIIPVVLAHFLGIIAPGPMRTILANQRALIFLESVGLGLGLFALFGCLVLMVRRAQTPLLKPVTSAADWILLLVLTVQAASGVYMGIFMRWGSQWYLHTAVPYLHSLLAFNPQIGYVADLPPVFKLHAAGAFLIVALLPFTKLVHLLFLPIDFLRDPPILYRWRSEKTRG
- the narH gene encoding nitrate reductase subunit beta — protein: MDVRAQLVMVFHLDKCIGCHTCSISCKNIWTDRRGAEYMWWNNVETKPGVGYPKKWEDQGTFKGGWVADGNHLRLRALGKGPTLLNMFFQPNMPKMEDYYEPFDFDYGNLYGAAEGTDQPVAEAFSQISGRKIETIRGGPNWDDDLSGSPLYAAKDVNLEESRIVEEYGKMFMQYLPRICNHCLNPACVASCPSRAIYKRGEDGIVLVDQNVCKGWRFCTSACPYKKVYFNWDSGKAEKCIFCFPRTETGQCNACAHSCVGRIRYVGVLLYDAEGVAQALLKPDDQLVDAHRAVILDPHDSAVREGARKNGVSDLWLEASVKSPVHALVKEFGLALPLHPEFRTLPMAYYIPSLSPVLSTPGDSHELMEHGLFPEAETLRAPLGYLASLLSGGNREVVAAVLAKLVALRSFMRARNLHQPMDAGVLEKAGLDEAAAVQLYRLFAIGGYDERNVIPAQQREEQDPYVRKGASGFGILTKAGRGK
- a CDS encoding NarK family nitrate/nitrite MFS transporter; the protein is MASRVLTVWNPEDKEFWEREGKAVAARNLWISIPALLLAFTVWMVWSVVVVNLPTIGFRFDANRLFWLAALPGLAGATLRIFYSFIVPIFGGRRWTAISTASLLIPAIGMGFAVQNPETSYSTFLVLALLCGFGGGNFASSMSNISFFYPQAQKGTALGLNAGLGNLGVSVMQFLVPLAVTAGLFGAFGGGPQMAVVKGVTRPIWLQNAGFIWVPFIVASTLAAWFGMNDIASAKASFAEQAIIFRRKHNWLMCWLYLGTFGSFIGYSAGMPLLMKSQFPGMNPTQYAFLGPLVGAIMRPVGGWMADKLGGARVTFWNFIVMAASVGGILAFLPHGGSGGNFWGFLAMFIGMFVTTGIGNGSTFRMIPVIFLTERKRDAEGKGAAAQEQALKDASKEAAAVIGFSSAFAAYGAFFIPKAFGSSIGLTGSPELALYGFLAFYVTCIVVTWWFYSRANAEDPC